The Verrucomicrobiota bacterium DNA segment TTCCAGGCCCGCGGATGGCGTCGGACTGGAATTCGCCCCCGGCGGCTCGGGTTGGGGCGCCGGATTTTCGTAATGCCCATGGTTATGCGAGGTCAGTTGCGGCAAGCGGGCCAGGTTTTCCTCGAGCAGATCGTCAATGAGGTGCCAACCCCGGTCAACGTAGCCGGGCAAAGCCGCGGAGAATTTTACGCTCTCCGAGTAAATGGACGGCCCGATCACGAGCAGAAGTGAGACTCCGCCGGTCACAAAGCCGGCAAAAACCACGACGACCGCGAACACGCGGGGAAGCCGCCAGCGGGCCAGCCAGCTCACGAGCGGCTCAAGCAGGTAGGCGAGCACCCCGGCGATGGCTACCGGAAACAGGAACGGCTGCAAAAAAACGAGGATTTTTGTGGTCAGATAGATGACAAGGGCCACGAGCCCACCGATTACGAGGAGAGAAAGCCCTGTAATCGCGTTCCAAAGTGTCTTCTTCTGCCAGGGCGTAGGGTACAATCCACCTCAGGATGAACGCTTTTGATAAGCTTTCAACCCAAATCGAAGGGCGGGACGCGGGTTGTGCGGCCCGGCATGTGCGACCCTTCTCAAGTTGTAAATCCGTGCTTAGCTATGTCCATGTCGACTGAGACGATCACCAAGCAGATTCAACAGGCCGGCGAATGGATCGAGCCGTTACAAAACGAACTTCGCCACGTCATCGTCGGCCAGGATTATCTGATTGAACGACTTTTAATCGGTCTGCTCTCAAACGGTCATATCCTGCTGGAAGGGGTTCCCGGTCTGGCCAAGACGCTGACGGTCAAGACAATGGCCGCGGTCATCGGCACCGAATTCCGGCGTCTCCAGTTTACCCCGGACCTGCTGCCGGCCGACCTGATCGGCACGCTGGTTTATAATCCGCGGGACGGCGAGTTTCGCCCCAAACTCGGCCCGATTTTCGCCAACCTGATCCTTGCGGACGAGATCAACCGTGCGCCGGCCAAGGTGCAAAGCGCCCTGCTCGAAGCGATGCAGGAACACCAGGTCACCATCGGTGAGAACAGTTTTCCGCTGCCGGACCCGTTCCTGGTGATGGCGACTCAAAACCCACTGGAACAGGAGGGCACCTACCCGTTGCCGGAGGCGCAGCTTGACCGTTTCATGCTCAAACTCAAGGTGGATTACCCGACGAAAGCCGAAGAACGGAAGATCCTGGATCTCATGGGAACCTCCTCGCCGAAACTGGACGTCCAGACGGTGGTCGCGGCCGAGCGGATCCTGGCGGCGCGCGAACTGGTGAACCAGATCTACATCGACGACCGGGTCAAGGATTACATCGTGGATGTGGTCTGGGCGACCCGGCACCCGGCCCAATACAAGCTGGGCATGGAAGGTTTGATCCGGTACGGCGCCTCACCGCGCGCGACGATTTATCTGACCCTGGCGGCACGGGCGCATGCGTTTCTGAACGGACGCGGTTACGTGACGCCGCACGACGTCAAGAGCATCGGGCCTGACGTGCTGCGCCACCGGATCGTCGTGAGTTACGAAGCTGAAGCCGAAGAAGTCACCAGCGAGACGGTCGTCGAAAAAATCTTCGCCGGCCTGGCCGTACCCTGAACCGATGCAGGCCACCCGAGATATCTCCTGGCGGCACCCTTGGATCAATCAATGCAGTCCACGCGAGATATAATTAAGAAAATCCGGCGCCTGGAGCTGCGCACCCGGAGGTTCGTGGAGAACGCATTCTCAGGCCAGTACCACAGCGTATTCAAAGGCCGGGGCATGAATTTCGACGAATTCCGACCGTATCAGATCGGCGACGAAATCCGCACCATCGACTGGAACGTCACGGCGCGCACCGGCGAAACTTACGTTCGGAAATACGTGGAAGAACGTGAACTGACGGTGATCCTGCTGGTGGATTTGAGCGCCTCCGAAGGTTTCGGGAGCCGTCAGGCGAGCAAACGGGAAATTGCCGCCGAAGCGGCTTCGCTGCTGGCTTTCTGCGCCATCCGCAACAACGATAAAGTCGGTTTGCTGCTGTTTACCGACCGGATCGAACTGTTCGTGCCGCCCCGCAAAGGCAGGACCCACACGCTCCGGCTGATTCGGGAGATCCTCTACTTCGAGCCGGAAGGTCGCGGAACCAGCCTGCATGGAGCGCTCACCTTTTTGAATCGTGTAACGACGCGGCGGGCCGTCGTCTTTTTATTCTCCGATTTTCAGGATCAGGGTTACGAGCGCCCGCTGGCGATCACCAGCCGCCGTCACGACCTGATCGCCGTACCGATGGAAGATCCGGGCGACCTCGAATTACCGAACGTAGGCATCATCTCGGCCGTCGACCCTGAAACCGGGCGCAGGTTTCAGGTCAATTCCGCGGACCGGCGCGTACGCACCGCTTTTTCGCAGGCAGCAGAGGCGCAGCGCCGGCAGCGGGATCATTTGTTGCGGCAATACAGCATCGACACGGTTACCTTGCGGACGGACCAGGATTACTTTCCCGCGTTACGTGCTTTCTTTCTCCGTCGAGAGAAACGCATGAAAACCTCATGACGGCTGCGGTTTTCTTGTTTCTGGGGGCCGGCGAGGAGATCGAAGACATCCGTCCTCCCGTGGTTTCTGACCCGGTTTGGGTGATTCTTGCCATTCTGACCGGCCTGCTCCTGGCCGTTCTGCTCGCGTA contains these protein-coding regions:
- a CDS encoding MoxR family ATPase produces the protein MSMSTETITKQIQQAGEWIEPLQNELRHVIVGQDYLIERLLIGLLSNGHILLEGVPGLAKTLTVKTMAAVIGTEFRRLQFTPDLLPADLIGTLVYNPRDGEFRPKLGPIFANLILADEINRAPAKVQSALLEAMQEHQVTIGENSFPLPDPFLVMATQNPLEQEGTYPLPEAQLDRFMLKLKVDYPTKAEERKILDLMGTSSPKLDVQTVVAAERILAARELVNQIYIDDRVKDYIVDVVWATRHPAQYKLGMEGLIRYGASPRATIYLTLAARAHAFLNGRGYVTPHDVKSIGPDVLRHRIVVSYEAEAEEVTSETVVEKIFAGLAVP
- a CDS encoding DUF58 domain-containing protein, translated to MQSTRDIIKKIRRLELRTRRFVENAFSGQYHSVFKGRGMNFDEFRPYQIGDEIRTIDWNVTARTGETYVRKYVEERELTVILLVDLSASEGFGSRQASKREIAAEAASLLAFCAIRNNDKVGLLLFTDRIELFVPPRKGRTHTLRLIREILYFEPEGRGTSLHGALTFLNRVTTRRAVVFLFSDFQDQGYERPLAITSRRHDLIAVPMEDPGDLELPNVGIISAVDPETGRRFQVNSADRRVRTAFSQAAEAQRRQRDHLLRQYSIDTVTLRTDQDYFPALRAFFLRREKRMKTS